A DNA window from Vigna angularis cultivar LongXiaoDou No.4 chromosome 1, ASM1680809v1, whole genome shotgun sequence contains the following coding sequences:
- the LOC108338535 gene encoding subtilisin-like protease SBT5.4 yields MARSISHVLFSLVLCILLQDHIQALRQSYIVYLGSHSFGPNPSLVDLESVTDSHHDFLGSYLGSIEKAKEAIFYSYNRYINGFAAVLEEDEAANIAKHPSVISVFLNKRHKLHTTHSWNFLGLERNGAFPPQSLWGKTKGEDVIIGNIDTGVWPESKSFSDEGFGPIPERWRGICQTDDNFKCNRKLIGARYFSKGYEADIGKKLNTSIVSARDNDGHGSHTLSTAGGNAVPGANVFGFGNGTASGGSPKARVAAYKSCWPPGCSDADILAAFEAAISDGVDVITMSVGSDSPPEFFESGISIGSFHAVSHGITLVASGGNSGPILGSVSNIEPWTLTVGASTIDRDFVSNVILGNGKIFKGASLSRSGLPSNKKYPLITSAEALTKSASDSVNAFFCTNDTLDARKVKGKILVCLRGVNSRVEKGVVAASLGAVGMILANNAGQGDEIISDPHVLPATHVGFETGKYIYTYINHTKFPVASISRVRTKLGTKPAPIMAAFSSRGPNLLDPAILKPDITAPGVNIIAAYTEGSDPTKPDQIITPYIALSGTSMSCPHVAGVVGLLKALHPNWSPAAIKSAIITSATTKDNSRRVIRTSSLEESTPYDLGAGHIRPNRAAYPGLIYDLNTTDYLNYLCGRGYDSSQIMLFYGKPFTCPKSFSLADFNYPTITIPRIEYGQSVKVSRTVTNVGSPSVYRVRIEAPPNVAVSVDPAELKFKEKGEKKEFRVSLTLKSKTENTTDFVYGSLTWTNHKNRVRSPIVVVLNSF; encoded by the exons ATGGCACGATCCATTTCTCATGTCTTATTTTCACTTGTTCTTTGCATTCTTCTGCAAGATCATATCCAAGCACTCAGACAG tcgTATATTGTATACTTAGGATCACATTCTTTTGGTCCAAATCCTTCTTTGGTTGATCTTGAATCTGTCACAGACTCTCACCATGATTTCCTTGGATCTTACCTGGGAAG caTCGAAAAGGCCAAGGAAGCAatcttttattcttataatagaTATATCAATGGGTTTGCTGCAGTACTTGAGGAAGATGAAGCAGCAAATATTGCAA AGCATCCCAGTGTCATATCAGTTTTCTTAAACAAAAGGCATAAATTGCACACAACACACTCCTGGAACTTCCTTGGGTTAGAAAGAAATGGTGCGTTTCCACCTCAGTCACTATGGGGGAAGACTAAGGGTGAAGATGTCATTATTGGAAATATCGATACAG GTGTTTGGCCTGAATCCAAGAGTTTTAGTGATGAAGGGTTTGGACCCATCCCAGAAAGATGGCGTGGAATCTGTCAAACGGACGATAATTTTAAATGCAACAG GAAGCTTATTGGAGCAAGATACTTCTCCAAAGGCTACGAGGCAGATATTGGTAAAAAACTGAATACGTCGATAGTTAGTGCACGCGACAACGATGGTCATGGTTCACATACTTTATCAACAGCTGGTGGTAACGCTGTTCCTGGAGCTAATGTTTTTGGGTTTGGCAATGGAACTGCAAGTGGTGGATCACCAAAAGCTCGAGTTGCAGCCTACAAGTCGTGCTGGCCTCCGGGATGTTCTGATGCAGATATTCTTGCTGCTTTTGAGGCTGCCATAAGTGACGGTGTGGATGTGATTACCATGTCTGTGGGTTCAGATAGTCCACCTGAGTTTTTTGAAAGTGGTATATCTATAGGGTCCTTCCATGCAGTTTCCCACGGCATAACATTGGTGGCTTCTGGAGGAAATTCAGGACCTATTCTTGGATCTGTGTCGAACATTGAACCGTGGACTCTCACTGTTGGAGCAAGCACAATCGACAGAGACTTCGTTAGTAATGTTATACTTGGTAACGGGAAAATCTTCAAG GGAGCTAGCCTTTCAAGGTCTGGCTTACCATCTAACAAGAAGTACCCATTGATCACCTCTGCTGAAGCACTAACTAAATCGGCATCAGATTCTGTTAACGC CTTTTTTTGCACGAATGACACTCTTGATGCTAGGAAGGTGAAGGGAAAGATATTGGTGTGTCTTCGCGGCGTAAATAGTAGAGTAGAGAAGGGTGTTGTAGCTGCTAGTTTAGGAGCTGTTGGAATGATTCTGGCTAATAATGCGGGCCAAGGTGATGAAATTATATCCGATCCCCATGTACTTCCTGCTACACATGTTGGCTTTGAGACTGGCAAATACATTTATACTTACATCAACCATACCAA GTTTCCCGTAGCTTCTATTTCTAGAGTGAGAACAAAACTGGGTACGAAGCCAGCTCCAATTATGGCTGCATTTTCATCAAGGGGTCCCAATCTCCTCGACCCAGCAATCCTCAAG CCTGATATCACTGCACCAGGAGTCAATATCATTGCTGCTTATACTGAAGGCTCAGATCCCACAAAACCTGACCAAATAATAACTCCTTACATTGCATTGTCTGGCACCTCAATGTCGTGTCCTCATGTTGCTGGTGTTGTTGGGTTGCTCAAAGCCCTCCATCCTAATTGGAGCCCAGCTGCTATTAAGTCAGCAATCATTACCTCag CAACTACAAAAGATAACTCTAGAAGGGTTATCCGAACTTCATCATTGGAGGAGTCAACACCATATGACTTGGGTGCAGGCCACATTCGACCTAATCGTGCTGCATACCCCGGACTTATATATGACCTAAATACTACTGATTATTTAAACTATTTGTGTGGTCGTGGCTACGACAGTTCCCAGATTATGTTGTTCTACGGCAAGCCTTTCACTTGTCCGAAGTCCTTCAGTTTAGCAGATTTCAATTACCCAACAATCACGATTCCTCGGATTGAGTATGGACAATCTGTGAAAGTTTCTCGAACAGTTACAAATGTTGGGTCCCCAAGCGTGTATAGAGTTCGAATTGAGGCGCCACCAAACGTTGCAGTTTCTGTTGATCCTGCGGAACTAAAGTTCAAGGAAAAGGGTGAGAAAAAAGAGTTTCGAGTTTCATTGACCTTGAAGTCCAAAACTGAGAACACCACTGATTTCGTATATGGGTCGTTGACATGGACTAATCACAAGAACCGCGTTAGGAGTCCAATTGTAGTTGTCTTGAATAGTTTCTGa
- the LOC108334693 gene encoding ATP synthase delta chain, chloroplastic, giving the protein MASLHHPTASLQSKHVLIPGKSLAQKPTLTVSFPRSTFSALKLKLAAATRRSNGAAGARMSATVSSSYASALADVASANNTLDVTAADIEKVSELFSDPTVSDFFADPTLDVKKKRQLVDEIAESSGFQPHTRNFLYILVDAQRIDLINEIAREFELVYNKLTETELAVVTSVVKLESQHLAQIAKQVQKLTGAKNVRIKTLLDPGLVAGFTVRYGNSGSKLIDMSVRKQLEDIAAQLELSDITLAV; this is encoded by the coding sequence ATGGCGTCCTTGCATCATCCCACCGCTTCCCTCCAATCCAAACACGTCCTAATACCCGGAAAGTCCCTTGCCCAGAAACCCACGCTCACCGTCTCCTTCCCCCGCTCCACCTTCTCCGCTCTCAAGCTCAAGCTCGCCGCCGCTACCCGCCGCTCCAACGGCGCCGCGGGCGCCAGAATGTCGGCCACGGTGTCCTCCAGCTACGCCTCGGCCCTGGCTGACGTGGCGAGCGCCAACAACACGCTGGACGTCACCGCCGCCGACATCGAGAAAGTCAGCGAGCTGTTCTCGGACCCGACGGTGTCGGACTTCTTCGCGGACCCCACGCTGGACGTGAAGAAGAAGCGGCAGCTGGTGGACGAAATCGCCGAGTCCTCGGGGTTCCAACCGCACACCAGAAACTTCCTCTACATCCTGGTGGACGCGCAGAGGATCGATCTAATTAACGAGATAGCGAGGGAGTTCGAATTGGTGTATAACAAGTTGACCGAGACGGAGCTGGCGGTGGTGACTTCGGTGGTGAAGTTGGAGTCCCAGCACCTGGCGCAAATCGCGAAGCAGGTTCAGAAGCTTACTGGGGCCAAAAACGTCAGGATCAAGACCCTCCTTGACCCTGGTTTGGTGGCCGGTTTCACTGTGAGGTACGGTAATTCTGGCTCCAAGTTGATTGACATGAGCGTCAGGAAGCAGCTTGAGGACATTGCTGCTCAGCTTGAGTTGAGTGATATCACACTCGCCGTATAA
- the LOC108329263 gene encoding subtilisin-like protease SBT5.4, with protein sequence MAAFEAAISDGVDVLSMSLGSEAHDYFEDGIAIGSFHAVANGIVVVASAGNSGPFPESVSNVGPWMLTVAASTIDRDFASYVTLGDKKIIKGGSLSEYGLSSDKAYPLISSADAKYFNGSISEALNCQDGCLDPEKVKGKILVCFGDRLESNGEAIREGAVGLLLLNERNAGNEVLPQPYLLPAANVGFEDGNYIYNYIRSTKSPTAYISRVITELGVKPAPNVALFSSRGPNHIDPAILKPDITAPGFNIIAAYTEAVSATGLESDTRITPFFSMTGTSMSCPHVAGLAGLLKALHPNWSPAAIKSAIMTSATSTDNSRKPIQDSSLNEATPFDYGAGHIKPNSAVDPGLVYDLNITDFLNYLCGRGYNSSQLKMFNHKPYTCPESFSLADFNYPAITISEFGPGNSVNVSRTVTNVGSGRSTYMVRIKAPPHVEVSVEPRKLRFKKRGEKKEFRVALTLKKKTESTTDFVFGWLTWTDKKHHVRSPIAVNMTQVR encoded by the exons ATGGCTGCTTTTGAGGCAGCCATAAGTGACGGGGTTGATGTGCTTTCAATGTCTTTGGGATCGGAGGCCCATGATTATTTCGAAGACGGTATTGCCATAGGATCCTTCCATGCAGTTGCCAATGGCATAGTAGTAGTGGCTTCTGCAGGAAATTCAGGACCTTTTCCTGAATCTGTATCCAACGTTGGACCATGGATGCTCACAGTCGCTGCAAGCACAATTGATAGAGACTTCGCTAGTTATGTTACACTTGGTGACAAGAAAATCATCAAG GGAGGTAGCCTTTCAGAGTATGGATTATCGTCTGATAAGGCGTACCCATTGATTAGTTCTGCTGATGCCAAATATTTCAATGGTTCTATTTCGGAAGC ACTCAATTGCCAGGATGGATGTCTTGATCCTGAGAAGGTGAAGGGGAAAATATTGGTCTGTTTTGGTGATAGATTAGAGAGTAATGGGGAAGCTATTAGGGAAGGCGCCGTTGGATTGCTTTTGCTTAATGAAAGGAATGCAGGGAATGAAGTTTTACCCCAACCCTACTTGCTTCCTGCTGCTAATGTTGGCTTTGAGGATGGCAATTACATTTACAATTACATCCGCAGCACCAA GTCTCCTACAGCTTATATTTCCAGAGTGATAACAGAATTGGGTGTGAAGCCAGCTCCAAATGTGGCTTTATTTTCATCTAGGGGCCCCAATCATATTGATCCGGCAATCCTCAAG CCTGATATCACTGCACCAGGATTCAACATCATAGCTGCTTATACTGAAGCCGTATCTGCTACAGGTCTAGAATCTGACACACGAATAACTCCTTTCTTTTCCATGACTGGCACTTCAATGTCATGTCCTCATGTTGCTGGCCTAGCTGGGCTGCTCAAAGCCCTTCATCCTAATTGGAGCCCAGCTGCTATAAAGTCAGCAATCATGACCTCAG CCACTTCAACAGATAACTCTAGAAAGCCTATCCAGGACTCGTCATTGAACGAGGCAACTCCATTTGACTATGGTGCAGGGCATATTAAACCTAACAGTGCTGTGGACCCTGGACTTGTGTATGACCTGAATATTACTGATTTTTTGAACTATTTGTGTGGTCGTGGCTACAACAGTTCCCAGCTTAAGATGTTCAACCACAAGCCTTACACTTGTCCAGAGTCGTTCAGTTTAGCAGATTTCAATTATCCAGCAATCACAATTTCTGAGTTTGGCCCTGGAAATTCTGTGAATGTCTCTCGAACTGTCACCAATGTTGGGTCCGGAAGAAGCACTTATATGGTACGCATAAAAGCGCCACCACATGTTGAAGTTTCGGTGGAGCCTAGGAAACTGAGGTTCAAGAAAAGGGGTGAAAAGAAGGAGTTCAGAGTGGCATTAACCTTGAAGAAGAAAACTGAAAGCACCACTGATTTCGTATTCGGATGGTTGACGTGGACTGATAAGAAGCACCATGTTAGGAGTCCCATTGCAGTTAACATGACACAAGTGAGATGA